The following coding sequences are from one Candidatus Cloacimonadaceae bacterium window:
- a CDS encoding acyl-CoA dehydrogenase family protein, producing MNYFLTEDQLEMQEVARRIAVEKMKPVSEKYDAEGIFPWDIVEVMRQSDLFAIMIPEEYGGISGSVVDLTIVTEELCAVDAGIALAFGATGLGMYPILISGTEEQKKKYLEPIAAGEKLAAFALTEANAGSDASAIETTARKEGNTYVLNGTKQWITNGGEAEIYTVFAMTDKTKGPRGCSCFVVEKGTPGFSFGKKENKMGIRSSATCELIFEDCVVPQENLIGREGTGFITAMKVFDKSRPMVGAQAVGIARGALEASIKYSKERHQFGKPISSFQAIQFMLADMATQIEAARALVMQTARMVDSGAKNYSKESAMCKYFASDVAMKVTTDAVQILGGYGYMKEYPVEKMMRDAKILQIYEGTNQIQRSIVAANLLKEF from the coding sequence ATGAATTACTTTCTAACCGAAGACCAGCTTGAGATGCAGGAAGTCGCACGCAGGATAGCTGTTGAAAAGATGAAACCTGTTTCTGAGAAATATGACGCAGAGGGAATCTTCCCTTGGGACATCGTTGAAGTGATGCGCCAGAGCGATCTGTTTGCCATTATGATACCTGAAGAATATGGCGGAATCAGCGGCAGTGTCGTTGATCTCACGATTGTGACGGAAGAGCTTTGCGCAGTCGATGCCGGCATTGCACTTGCTTTTGGAGCCACCGGTCTGGGCATGTATCCGATACTCATATCCGGTACCGAAGAGCAAAAGAAAAAGTATCTGGAACCCATCGCCGCGGGAGAAAAGCTTGCCGCTTTCGCACTCACGGAAGCCAATGCCGGATCCGATGCCAGCGCCATCGAAACCACCGCCCGCAAAGAAGGAAACACCTATGTCCTCAACGGCACCAAACAGTGGATCACAAACGGCGGCGAAGCCGAGATCTATACCGTTTTTGCGATGACGGACAAGACCAAGGGTCCGCGTGGTTGCTCCTGCTTCGTAGTGGAAAAGGGCACTCCCGGATTCAGCTTTGGTAAAAAGGAAAACAAGATGGGGATTCGTTCTTCCGCCACCTGTGAATTGATCTTTGAAGATTGCGTGGTCCCGCAAGAAAATCTCATCGGTCGCGAAGGCACCGGATTCATCACCGCGATGAAGGTTTTTGACAAATCCCGTCCGATGGTGGGAGCCCAAGCTGTGGGTATCGCACGCGGGGCTCTCGAAGCCTCGATCAAGTATTCCAAAGAGCGTCATCAATTTGGCAAACCGATATCTTCTTTTCAAGCGATCCAATTTATGCTTGCGGACATGGCGACGCAGATCGAAGCCGCCAGAGCCCTTGTGATGCAGACCGCGCGGATGGTGGACAGCGGTGCCAAGAACTATTCCAAGGAATCTGCGATGTGCAAATACTTTGCTTCGGATGTGGCGATGAAGGTCACCACCGACGCAGTGCAAATCCTTGGCGGATATGGCTATATGAAAGAGTACCCGGTGGAAAAGATGATGCGCGACGCCAAGATTTTGCAGATCTATGAAGGAACCAATCAGATCCAACGTTCCATCGTCGCCGCCAATCTGCTCAAAGAGTTTTGA
- a CDS encoding epoxyqueuosine reductase QueH, producing the protein MSVPDSILMHTCCAPCLILPYHQLRKEGVQLGIFWYNINIHPYMEYKHRLDSLKDFAEREVFEIIMRDEYGLLEFIQNAAVETPGRCRYCYDARMDLTAKTAVELGYKAFSTTLLYSKFQNHDLLVEIANAKAEKYGVQFFYRDWRELWSEGVTLSKMENMYRQKYCGCIYSEQDRFLGKKKKHEPIS; encoded by the coding sequence ATGTCCGTACCTGATTCGATACTCATGCACACTTGCTGTGCGCCGTGTTTGATCCTGCCCTATCATCAATTGAGGAAAGAAGGTGTCCAACTCGGCATTTTCTGGTATAACATCAATATTCACCCGTATATGGAATACAAGCACCGGCTGGATTCGCTCAAGGACTTCGCTGAGAGAGAAGTTTTTGAGATCATCATGCGTGATGAATACGGGCTTTTGGAGTTTATCCAAAACGCCGCTGTCGAGACCCCCGGGCGTTGTCGTTATTGTTATGACGCCAGGATGGATTTGACTGCCAAAACCGCGGTGGAATTGGGATACAAAGCCTTTTCCACCACCTTGCTCTATAGCAAGTTTCAAAACCATGATCTGCTTGTGGAGATCGCCAATGCCAAAGCGGAAAAGTATGGAGTTCAATTCTTCTATCGCGATTGGCGTGAGCTTTGGAGCGAGGGTGTGACGCTCTCCAAAATGGAGAACATGTACCGTCAGAAATACTGCGGTTGTATCTATAGCGAGCAGGACAGATTCTTGGGGAAAAAGAAAAAACATGAGCCGATATCGTGA